A region from the Lolium perenne isolate Kyuss_39 chromosome 4, Kyuss_2.0, whole genome shotgun sequence genome encodes:
- the LOC127296396 gene encoding small heat shock protein, chloroplastic has protein sequence MAAANAPFALVSRLSSPAARMPIRAWRAARPAPLGAGRTRPLSVAAASQENRDNSVDVQVSQNGGNNQQGNAVQRRPRRAGFDISPFGLVDPMSPMRTMRQMLDTMDRLFDDTVGFPTARRSPAAASEGPRMPWDIMEDEKEVKMRFDMPGLSRDEVKVMVEDDTLVIRGEHKKETSEGQGEGAEGQGDGWWKERSVSSYDMRLALPDECDKSKVRAELKNGVLLVSVPKTETERKVIDVQVQ, from the exons ATGGCTGCAGCGAACGCCCCCTTCGCTCTCGTCAGCCGCCTCTCCTCCCCTGCCGCGCGCATGCCGATCCGCGCCTGGAGAGCTGCCAGGCCGGCGCCGCTCGGGGCCGGGAGAACCCGACCGCTCTCCGTGGCCGCCGCGTCGCAGGAGAACAGGGACAACTCAGTCGACGTCCAAGTCAGCCAGAACGGCGGCAACAACCAGCAGGGCAACGCCGTgcagcgccgcccgcgccgcgccGGGTTTGACATCTCTCCGTTCG GGCTGGTGGATCCGATGTCGCCGATGCGAACCATGAGGCAGATGCTGGACACGATGGACCGCCTCTTCGATGACACGGTGGGGTTCCCCACGGCACGGCGTTCGCCGGCGGCCGCGAGCGAGGGGCCGCGGATGCCGTGGGACATCATGGAGGACGAGAAGGAGGTGAAGATGCGGTTCGACATGCCCGGGCTGTCGCGGGACGAGGTGAAGGTGATGGTGGAGGACGACACGCTCGTCATCCGTGGCGAGCACAAGAAGGAAACTAGTGAAGGCCAAGGGGAGGGCGCGGAAGGACAGGGCGATGGGTGGTGGAAGGAGCGCAGCGTCAGCTCCTACGACATGCGTCTGGCGCTTCCGGATGAGTGTGACAAGAGCAAGGTGCGCGCCGAGCTCAAGAACGGCGTGCTGCTCGTCAGCGTGCCCAAGACGGAGACGGAGCGCAAGGTCATCGACGTGCAGGTCCAGTGA
- the LOC127296395 gene encoding uncharacterized protein — protein MDGDTTFTKLFVGGLAWQTQRDAMRRYFEQFGDIAEAVVIADKHTGRSRGYGFVTFRDPEAAARALQDPTPVIDGRRANCNLAALGASQRPHPAAAPAPAPFGMVRSRPAAASSSSYQGTAAAAMAPSYFPQHAHYTYPYYYGYSPESMYQMQMSYYGAHGGAGVQQQQQQQSQLQTYYAAAGAEGGQQGFSPYYLQQMQAAASNQEQSSSAAAVQYAQMMQYAAHMQQAAHASRLHGTAVSDVPSDAGTRKGGTAAAVGGPGSSQTSPETDRKEEP, from the exons ATGGACGGCGACACGACGTTCACGAAGCTGTTCGTGGGTGGCCTGGCGTGGCAGACGCAGCGCGACGCGATGCGGCGCTACTTCGAGCAGTTCGGGGACATCGCCGAGGCCGTCGTCATCGCCGACAAGCACACCGGCCGCTCCAGGGGCTACGGATTT GTGACGTTCAGGGAccccgaggcggcggcgcgagcgctGCAGGACCCGACGCCGGTGATCGACGGCAGGAGGGCCAACTGCAACCTGGCGGCTCTCGGCGCGTCGCAGCGCCCGCATCCTGCTGCCGCGCCAGCGCCGGCGCCGTTCG GGATGGTCAGGTCAAGGCCCGCAGCAGCGTCGTCTTCGTCTTACCAGGGCACTGCCGCTGCCGCAATGGCACCCTCCTATTTCCCCCAACATGCTCATTACACCTATCCTTACTACTACGG GTATTCTCCCGAAAGCATGTACCAAATGCAAATG AGCTACTATGGTGCGCATGGTGGCGCCGGtgtccagcagcagcagcaacagcagtcACAACTGCAGACATACTATGCAGCGGCTGGGGCGGAAGGAGGGCAGCAGGGATTTTCACCATACTATCTCCAGCAGATGCAAGCTGCCGCGAGCAACCAGGAGCAGAGTTCTTCTGCCGCGGCAGTGCAGTACGCTCAGATGATGCAGTACGCGGCACACATGCAGCAGGCGGCGCACGCCAGTCGGCTCCATGGCACGGCCGTTTCGGACGTGCCCAGTGATGCAG GTACGAGGAAGGGCGGAACTGCGGCGGCCGTTGGAGGACCGGGCTCGTCTCAAACATCACCTGAAACAGATAGGAAGGAGGAGCCCTGA